A section of the Triticum dicoccoides isolate Atlit2015 ecotype Zavitan chromosome 7A, WEW_v2.0, whole genome shotgun sequence genome encodes:
- the LOC119329043 gene encoding amino acid transporter AVT6A-like gives MTTGAVTESFPESSEPLLPTKRRWEGEDGGGDEAAFHEFNGASFAGAVFNLSTTIVGAGIMALPATMKVLGLVPGLVMIVLAAFLTDASVELLMRFSRVVGAPSYGAVMGDAFGWWGRRLLQVCVVVNNVGVMIVYMIIIGDVLSGTSSGGEHHYGVLEGWFGTHWWNGRFFVLLVTTLGVFTPLACFKRVDSLSYTSAISVALAVVFVVITAGIAIVKLIHGQIPMPKLFPAVPDLASVWELFTAVPVLVTAYVCHYNVHPIHNELKESSQIKPIVHTSLALCSTVYITTSFFGYLLFGESTLADVLANFDSNLGIPYSSVLSDAVRVSYAIHLMLVFPMIFHALRLNLDGLLFSSARPLSSDNRRFGVMTVVLLLVIFISANFIPSIWDAFQFTGATAAVCIAFIFPAAITLRDPHSIAKKWDKILAIFMIVLAVTSNVVAVYSDAYSIFHKKSASSNA, from the exons ATGACGACCGGGGCCGTCACGGAGAGCTTCCCGGAGAGCAGCGAGCCGCTGCTCCCGACGAAGCGGCGATGGGAgggagaggacggcggcggcgacgaggccgCCTTCCACGAGTTCAACGGCGCCTCCTTCGCCGGCGCGGTGTTCAACCTGTCCACCACCATCGTCGGCGCCGGCATCATGGCGCTGCCGGCGACCATGAAGGTGCTCGGCCTCGTCCCTGGGCTGGTCATGATCGTGCTCGCCGCCTTCCTCACCGACGCCTCCGTCGAGCTGCTCATGCGGTTCAGCCGCGTCGTCGGCGCGCCGTCCTACGGCGCCGTCATGGGGGACGCCTTCGGGTGGTGGGGAAGGAGGCTGCTCCAGGTCTGCGTCGTGGTCAACAACGTCGGGGTCATGATCGTGTACATGATTATTATAG GTGATGTGCTTTCTGGAACGTCCTCTGGTGGTGAGCACCACTATGGTGTATTAGAAGGATGGTTTGGTACACACTGGTGGAATGGGCGATTCTTTGTTCTCCTGGTTACTACTCTCGGTGTATTTACTCCACTAGCGTGTTTCAAGCGTGTCG ATTCACTGAGCTATACATCCGCCATATCTGTTGCTTTGGCAGTTGTATTCGTTGTTATCACTGCCGGAATTGCTATTGTGAAATTGATACACGGACAAATTCCGATGCCCAAATTGTTCCCTGCAGTTCCTGATTTGGCATCTGTCTGGGAACTTTTCACAGCAGTGCCAGTTCTTGTCACTGCTTATGTTTGTCATTATAACG TTCACCCAATCCATAATGAACTCAAGGAGTCTTCCCAGATCAAGCCAATAGTGCACACATCACTGGCTCTATGCTCAACTGTTTATATCACAACAAGTTTCTTTGGATATCTTCTGTTTGGTGAATCTACACTCGCTGATGTGCTCGCTAACTTCGATTCAAACCTCGGCATTCCATATAGTTCAGTTCTTAGTGATGCTGTCAGAGTCAGCTATGCTATCCACCTTATGCTCGTGTTCCCCATGATATTCCACGCACTGCGGCTTAATCTGGATGGGCTTCTCTTTTCCTCTGCAAGGCCCTTATCTTCTGATAACAGAAGGTTTGGTGTAATGACAGTGGTGCTCCTCCTTGTGATTTTCATATCCGCAAACTTCATTCCTAGCATCTGGGATGCCTTCCAGTTTACCGGGGCTACTGCTGCTGTTTGTATTGCCTTCATTTTCCCAGCTGCAATCACTTTAAG GGATCCACACAGCATAGCGAAAAAGTGGGACAAGATTCTGGCCATCTTCATGATTGTTCTTGCAGTCACTTCGAACGTAGTAGCAGTGTACAGTGATGCATATTCGATATTCCACAAGAAAAGTGCCTCCTCCAATGCCTGA